Proteins encoded together in one Impatiens glandulifera chromosome 1, dImpGla2.1, whole genome shotgun sequence window:
- the LOC124921788 gene encoding protein EXORDIUM-like 2, producing MMSSNYHLATTVPFLLLIFILSIQPSSSALVKEQPLILKYHNGTLLKGKIDVNLIWYGKFTPVQRTIILDFILSLQSPSPSPSVNSWWKITEKYKGGAAALVLGKQILNEEYSLGKSLTDKHLISLASKTNGVINSVNIVLTANDVTVGGFCSRCGTHGSVRFKTSRLVYAWVGNSETQCPGQCAWPFHQPIYGPQTAPLVAPNGDVGVDGMVINLATVLAGTITNPFKNGYFQGPVTAPLEAVTACTGVFGSGAYPGYTGEVLVDKETGASYNAHGVNGRKYLLPAMWDPTTSKCFTLV from the coding sequence ATGATGTCATCAAATTACCATCTTGCCACTACAGTTCCTTTCCTTCTACTCATCTTCATCCTCTCGATCCAGCCGTCCAGTTCCGCCCTGGTGAAAGAACAGCCATTGATATTGAAATACCACAACGGTACTCTGTTAAAAGGAAAGATCGACGTTAACCTAATCTGGTATGGTAAATTCACTCCTGTCCAACGTACGATAATACTAGATTTCATTCTCTCTCTACAATCGCCGTCACCGTCTCCTTCCGTTAACTCGTGGTGGAAGATAACGGAGAAATACAAGGGCGGCGCCGCCGCCCTTGTATTAGGAAAACAGATACTCAATGAAGAGTATTCTCTCGGGAAATCGTTAACGGATAAACATCTGATTTCGTTGGCTTCTAAAACTAACGGAGTGATTAACTCCGTTAATATCGTGTTAACGGCGAATGACGTGACAGTAGGCGGTTTCTGCAGTCGATGTGGGACACATGGTTCGGTTCGATTTAAGACGAGTCGATTGGTTTACGCGTGGGTGGGTAACTCGGAGACTCAGTGTCCGGGTCAGTGTGCTTGGCCTTTTCATCAGCCGATATACGGGCCACAGACGGCGCCGTTGGTTGCGCCTAACGGCGATGTTGGAGTTGACGGGATGGTGATAAATCTGGCTACTGTGTTGGCGGGGACTATAACGAATCCGTTTAAGAACGGGTATTTTCAAGGTCCGGTGACGGCGCCGTTAGAGGCGGTTACGGCTTGTACTGGGGTATTTGGGTCGGGTGCTTATCCGGGTTATACGGGTGAGGTATTGGTGGATAAGGAAACTGGAGCGAGCTATAATGCGCATGGGGTTAATGGGAGGAAGTATTTGTTACCGGCTATGTGGGACCCAACTACGTCTAAATGTTTTACCCTGGTTTGA